The DNA sequence GCTCGCCGGCCTCCTGGAGCACGGCTACGTCGCGGCCGACGAGGAGGCGTCGGGAGGCTCACGCGGCATCGCCCTCCGGCTCACCCCCGCCGGCAGCCGGGCCTTCGATCAGAGCACGCGCACAGTGCTGGACTCGGTCGCGCGCCGGCTCGAGGGCTGGTCGGAGGCCGACCTGGAGGCCTTCGCGCGCATGCTGGAGCGCTACAACGCGGCCCCCGACGAGTGACCCGCGCGCCGCGATTCGTGCCGAATGTCGCGAATCGCGGTGCGAGACGCGCGATTCGTGACGAATGTCGCGGCGGCTAGAGGACCGCGTTCTCGTCGACCGCGATGCCGATGAGGTCGCGGTTCACGGCGGCCGCGACCACGGCCCCCGAGCCCGCCGCCACGATCAACTGCTGCGGCCCCGGCGCCGTCGTCTCCCCCGCCGCGTACACCCCCGGCAGCGACGTGCGCCCGTGCGCGTCCGTCACCAGGTAGCCGTCGGTGTCCCTGTCGAGGTCGAGCCCGTCCGCGAACGACAACGCGGGAGTCCACACCGGCCGCACGAAGCCGCCCGCGCGCGGCACGACGGTGCCGTCCGTCAGCCGGACGCCGGTCATGACGCCCTTCTCCCCCACGACGTCCTCGATCGGCCGGCGCTCGACGCCCACACCGAGCCGGGCGAGCGCGCGCTCCTCGTCGTCGCCGATGGGCGCGACGCCGTTGGTGAAGACGATCAGGTCGTCCGTCCACTGGGTGAGCAGCAGCGCGCGCTCGGCCAGGTCCGTCGTCTCGCCGATCAGCGCGAGCGGTTCGCCGGCCTTCTCGTAGCCGTCGCACTCGAGGCAGCTGTGCAGCTGGGTGCCGTAGAACGCGCGCAGGCTCGGGAGGGCGGGCATCGTCTCGGTCACGCCGGTGGCGATGACCACGGTCTGCGCCACAGCGTCCACGTCGGCGCCGCCGCGCACCCCGGCGCCGCGCACACGGAAACCGTCCGCGTCCACGGTCACCGAGCCCACCTGCGCGAACACGACGTCCGCGTCGTCGTAGCCGGAAACCTCCTCGCGGCCGAGGCGGCGCAGCTCCGCGGGAGGCACGCCGTCGCGGCTGAGGAAGCCGTGCGCCTGCAGCGTCGCCGCGTGCCGCGGCCGGTTGCCGTCGACGACCAGCACCCGCCGGCGGGCGCGCGCGAGGTTCAGCGCGGCACTGAGGCCGGCCGGGCCGCCCCCGACGACGATGACTTCGACGCTGACCGCCACGGGGCGTCCTAGCCCAGGCTCGCCGACAGCGCGTCCAGCCGGGCGAGCGACTCGGCCTTGCCCAGGATCTCCATCGACTCGAAGAGCGGAGGCGACACCCGGCGGCCCGAGACGGCGACGCGCAGCGGCCCGAAGGCGACGCGCGGCTTCAGGCCCAGGGCCTCCACCAGGGCGTCGCGGAGGGCGGCCTCGATCTCGTCGTGGGTCCACGACGACTCCGGCACGACCTCCAGGGCGCCGATCGACGCGGCCAGCACCTCGCCGGCGTTGTCGGGCAGCGACTTCCTGGCGTCGTCCTCGATCGTCAGCGACGCGGAGTCGGTGAACAGGAAGCCGAGCATGCCAGGCGTCTCGCCGAGGAGCTGCACCCGCTCCTGGACCAGCGGCGCAGCCTCCGCCAGCACCGCGCGCTGCGCGTCCGTCAGCGGCTCGCTGAGCACACCGGCCGCGACCAGGTACGGGATGGTCCGATCGGCGAAGTCCCCGACCTCCAGCAGCCGGATGTGGTCGCCGTTGATCGACTCGGCCTTCTTCTGGTCGAAGCGAGCCGGGTTGGGGTTCACGTCGGCGACGTCGAACGCCGCGACCAGCTCGTCGATCGAGAACACGTCGCGGTCGTGGGTCAGCGACCAGCCGAGGAGCGCCAGGTAGTTGACCAGGCCCTCCGGGATGAAGCCGCGGTCGCGGTGGTGGAACAGGTTCGACTCCGGGTCGCGCTTGGAGAGCTTCTTGTTGCCCTCGCCCATCACGTACGGGAGGTGCCCGAAGCGCGGCACGAAGGTGGTCACGCCGGCGTCGATGAGCGCGTGGTAGAGCGCGATCTGGCGCGGCGTGGACGACAGCAGGTCCTCGCCGCGGAGCACGTGCGTCACGCCCATGAGCGCGTCGTCCACCGGGTTCACGAAGGTGTAGAGCGGGTGACCGTTCGGCCGCACCACGACGAAATCGCTGAACGAGCCGGCCGGGAAGGTGATCTCGCCGCGCACCAGGTCGTCGAAGCTGAGGTCGTCGTCCGGCACCCGCAGGCGCAGCGCCGGCTCGCGGCCCTCCGCGCGATAGGCGGCCTTCTGGTCCTCGGTGAGGTCGCGCTCGAAGTTGTCGTAGCCGAGCTTCGGGTCGCGGCCGAGCGAGACGTTGCGCGCCTCGATCTCCTCGCCCGTGGCGAAGCTCTCGTAGATGTGGCCGGAGGCCTTCAGCCGCTCGATCAGGTCGCGGTAGATGTCGTACCGCTGCGACTGCCGGTAGGGCTCGTTCGGCCCGCCGACGTCGATGCCCTCGTCCCAGTCGAGGCGCAGCCAGCGAAGCGCGTCGATGATCATCGCGTACGACTCCTCGCTGTCGCGCGCGGCGTCGGTGTCCTCGATGCGGAAGATCAGCTTGCCGCCGGTGTGCCGCGCGTACGCCCAGTTGAACAGGGCGGTGCGGATCAGGCCGACGTGCGGGGTGCCGGTGGGCGACGGGCAGAACCGGACGCGGACATCCGCGCCGGTCGCGGTCGAGAAGGGGTGCGAAACGTTGTCAGACATACCTTTGGAATCCTACTTGGGAGCGCGCACCGGATTCACCAGCGAGCCGACGCCTTCGACCTCCACCTCGACGGTGTCGCCCGCGACGATCGGCCCGACGCCGGCCGGGGTCCCGGTGAGGATGACGTCGCCGGGCAGCAGCGTGAAGACGCTCGACGCGTACGCGATGATCGAGGGGATGTCGTGCACCATCTCGGAGATGCGCGCCTCCTGCTTGAGTTCGCCGTTGACCCGGGTACGCAGGAACGCCTCCGGGTTCAGCTCGGTCTCGATCACCGGCCCGAGCGGGCAGAAGGTGTCGAAGCCCTTCGCGCGGGTCCACTGGCCGTCCGACTTCTGCAGGTCGCGGGCGGTCACGTCGTTGGCCACCGTGTAGCCGAAGATGTGCTCGGCGGCCTTCTCCTCCGGCACATGCCGGGCGATCTTGCCGATCACGACGGCCAGCTCGCCCTCGTACTCGACCTGCTGCGACTGCGGAGGCAGCAGGATGGCGTCGCCGAGGCCGATCACGGCCGTGTTGGGCTTGAGGAACAGCAGCGGCTCGCCCGGAGCCTCCCCGCCCATCTCGGCGGCGTGCTCGCGGTAGTTCTTGCCGACCGCGACGACCTTCGACCGCGGGATGACCGGCGCCAGCAGCGAGCCGACCTGGCCGAGCGGCACGCGCTCCCCCGTCGTGTCGAAGCCGGAGAACAGCGGATCGCCGGCGAGGACGACCAGGGCGTCGTCGTCGACGATGCCGTAGTCGATCACCGGGGTCTGCTCGGAGGGACGGGTGTGGCTGAACCGTGCGATCTTCACGCGTTCGAGCCTAGCGCCGCGACGATGCGGGCGACGGCCGGGGTGGGGACACCGTCCCGGGCGCCGATGCGCAGCAGCGCGCCGCCGATCGCGTCCAGCTCGGTCGGGTGGCCGTCGGCGAGGTCCTCCTGCAGCGAGGTGCGCATCCCGCCCGGGACGCTGTGCAGGACGCGGACGAGGTCGAGCGCGGAGGCAGGCACGCCTTCCGCCGTCGAGCACGCGACGATCTCGGAGACGACCGCCTCGGTCAGCTCCGGGTCTTCGCTGAGCGCCGGTCCCGCCGACTGCCGCCAGTAGGAGGTCAGCAGAGCGAGCGAGGACAGCAGCCGGAACTTCGCCCACAGCACCTCCGCCTCCGTGCCGCCGACCTTCACCCGCGGCCCGGCGCCGGCGAGGCCGCGGATCGAGGCGAAGCCGCCCGCGGCCTCCGGCGCCTCGATGTTCACGAACGGGCTGCGGTGGTCGATCACCGTCGTGGAGGCCCGCAGGGCGGACACCGCGACGGACGCGCCGGCGACCGGGACGCCGGGCAGCGCCTCCCGCAGCGGCCCCATGTGCTCGACGCCGTTGAGGAACGACACCACCTCGCTCGGCCGGGCGGCCGCGATGCCGGGGAGGACGTCCTCCAGCCCGTACGCCTTGGTGGCGACGATGACGCTCGCGCCTTCCGGCACCTCGGTCGCCGCCGAGACGCGCTCGACGCCGTCGCCGAACGTGGCGCTGCGCACCTCGATGCCGTCCGCACGGATGGCCTCGACCGTCGCGGGACGGCCGACCGCGACGACATCGTGCCCCGCGCGCGACAGCAGCCAGGCGAACAGGCCGCCGACGGCTCCGGGACCGACGACGGCGAAGACGGGTTCAGCAGCGCTCATGGCTCGATCGTAGCCAGCCGTCAGAGCGCGGACAGCCCCCAGGGCGCGCCGTCGAGGGCGAGCAGCACGTCCGCGGTGGCGGCGATCGCGGGGACGGCGTCGGAGCCCGCGGCGGCGACCAGGTTGATCGTGCGGTGGTCGCGGTTCGCGGTCGGGCGCAGGACGACGCCCTCCACCGCTCCCGCCGAGCCGACCGCGAGCGCCGGGAGCAGAGCCACGCCGACGCCCTCGGCGACCATCCGCAGCACGGCGATGAAGTTGTCCGTCTCGTAGGCGATCCGCGGCGCGTAGCCGCAGGCGTCGGTGAGCTCCAGCAGGTGGCCGCGGCAGCGCGGGCAGCCGCCGATCCAGGAGGCCGACGCCAGTTCGGCGAGGTCGACGCGCTTTCCCGCCGCGAGCGGGTGGTCGGCGCGCAGGGCGACCAGCATCTCGTCCTTCCAGAGCGGGACGACGGCGAGCCCGCGGGCGCTCTCCCGGTGCGGGTCGACGCGGTCGCCCGGGTAGCTGAACGTGATGGCGAGGTCGGCCGTCTGGTCGCGCACGGCGGCGACGGCCTCCGGAGGCTCGGCCTCCAGGTAGGTGATCCGGACGCCCGGGTGCTCGGCCTCCATCGTGTTGAGCAGCCGCGGGACGAGGGAGGACGACGCCGACGGGAACCCGGCCAGCCGGACCCGGCCGGTGCGCAGGCCGCGCAGGTCGGCGAGCTCGCCGGCGGCGGCGTCCAGGGCCGTCGTGACCGCGCGGGCATGCCGGGCGAGGACGCGACCGGCCTCGGTGAGCCGGACGCCGCGGCCGGCGCGGGCGACCAGCGGCATCCCGATGCGGCCCTCCAGGCGTCGCAGGTGCTGGCTGATCGCGGGCTGGCTGTAGCCGAGCGACTCGGCGGCGCGGGTGATCGAGCCGTGGTCGGCGATCGCGCGCACCACGCGGAGGCTGTGGGAGTCGAGGTCGTCGAGCAGCATGCAGGAATCATAACTCCGGGTGATGGATGCGATTCAACACCTGTTCTGGTGTGATGTGTGAGGGTCGCTCAGGATGGATGCCATGCCCGAATCCCCGACCCTGCGCGCGCCCGCGGCCGCCGCAGCAGCCGCCCCGGTCTTCCGCGACGCCTTCGCCTCCGGCGCCGGCTACCTCGCCGCCTGCACGCAGGGCCTCCCCACCCGCGCAACGGTGGAGGCCACACGCATCGACCTGGAGCGCTGGGCACGCGGCGAGGCCACGCCCGGCGACTACGACGCCGCCATCGCCCGCGCACGCTCCGCGTTCGCCCGCCTGGCCGGCGTGACGGTGGAGGATGTGGCGATCGGGTCGCAGGCGTCGGTGCTGGCCTCCCTCATCGCGGCCTCCGCCCCGGACGGCGCCGTGGTGGTCTGCCCCGAGGGCGACTTCGCCTCCATCGTCGCCCCGTTCCAGGCCCAGGCGCACCGCGGCGTCCAGGTCAGGGAGGTCGCCCTGGCCGGCCTCGCGGACGCCATCGACGGCGACACCTGGCTGGTGGCCTTTTCCCTCGTGCAATCCGCGATCGGCGAGCATGCCGACGCCGACGCGATCCTCGCCGCCTGCGCCCGCACCGGCACGCTGAGCCTCGCCGACCTCACCCAGGCGCTCGGCTGGCTGCCGGTGGACGCCTCCCGGTTCGACTTCACCATCACGCACGCCTACAAGTGGCTGTGCGCGCCGCGCGGCAGCGCCTTCCTCACCGTGCGGCCCGCGCTGCGGGACGCCCTCACCCCGGTGCACGCGGGCTGGTACGCGGGCGAGGACCCGTGGACCTCCTGTTACGGACCACTGCTGTCGGCCGCATCCTCCGCGCGGCGCTTCGACGTGTCGCCCGCGTGGCCGGTGTGGCCGGGGACGGCCGCGGCGCTGGAGTTCTTCGCGTCGCTCGACCCGGCCGTGGTGCGCGCGCACGCGACCGGGCTCGCAGACCGGCTCGCGGCTGCGCTCGACCTGACCGACGCGCGCGGCGACGCCGTCCGCGGCCGCGCCATCCTCACCTGGCCGGACGCGGACGGCGCGGACCTCGCCGCGCTCACCGCCGCCGGCCTCCGCGCCTCCGGCCGCGCCGGCCGCGCCCGCGTCGCCTTCCACCTCTGGAACACCCACGACGACGTCGACCGCGTCCTCGCCTCCCTCGCCCACTGACCGCGCGTCCCGCAACCACCGAAGGGCACGTAAACGCCCCTAAAACGTGGTTTTAGGGGCGTTTACGTGCCCTTCGAGTGCGGGAGACTACGCGTCGAGGCGCATCATCCAGCCGTGACGGTCGCGCTCGCGGCCGTACTGGATGTCCGTCAGCTCCTTGCGCAGCGACATCGTCAGCTCGCCCGGGGCGGCGGTGATGTCGCCGACGGTGAACGTGTCGGACTTCAGCTCGCCGATCGGCGTGATGACCGCGGCGGTGCCGCAGGCGAACACCTCGACGATGTCGCCGGACTCCACGCCGTCGCGCCACTCGTCGATCGTCACCCGGCGACGCTCCACCGTGTGGCCGCGGTCGCGCGCGAGCTGCAGCACCGAGTCGAGCGTGATGCCTTCGAGGATGCTGTCCGACTCGGGCGTCACCAGCGTGCCGTCCTTGTACACGAGCACGACGTTCATCCCGCCGAGCTCCTCGATGTACTTCCCCTCGACGGAGTCGAGGAACAGCACCTGCGCACAGCCGTGCTCGTATGCCTCGGCCTGCGGCAGCAGGCTCGACGCGTAGTTGCCGCCGGTCTTCGCCGCTCCGGTGCCGCCCTTGCCCGCGCGCGACCAGTGGTCGGACAGCCAGATGGAGACCGGGGCGACGCCGCTCGGGAAGTACGCGCCCGCCGGCGAGGCGATCAGGTAGAACGCCACCTTGTTCGCCGGCCGCACACCGAGGAAGGCCTCCTTGGCGAACATGAACGGGCGCAGGTAAAGGCTCGTCTCCTCGCGCCCCGGCACCCAGTCGCCGTCGACCGCGACGAGCTGCTTGAGCGCGTCGAGGAAGTGCTCGACCGGCAGCTCGGGCAGCGCCAGGCGGTAGGCCGAGCGCTGCATGCGCGCCGCGTTCGCCTCCGGGCGGAAGCTCCAGATCGAGCCGTCCTCGTGACGGTAGGCCTTCAGGCCCTCGAAGATCTCCTGCGCGTAGTGCAGCACGGCGGCCGACGGGTCGAGCTGGATGGGCCCGTACGGAGAGACCCGCGGCCGGTGCCAGCCGCCCTTGGCCGACCAGCACAGGTCGACCATGTGGTCGGTGAAGTAGTTGCCGAAGCCGGGGTTCGCGAGGATCTCCTCGCGCTCGGCCGCACTGCGCGACGACTCGTTGCGCGTGACGTTCCAGAGGAGGCCGGCCGTCTCGGTGGGTCCGGAGGTGAGGTTGATGCTGGTGGAGGTCATTGGGTGTCCTTTTGTGCGATGCGTCAATTCTGCGCCACGCGGGCCGCGATCGCGTCGCCCACTTCGGAGGTCGTGCGCGCGGCGCCGCTGCGGGCGGCGAGGTCGGACGTCACCGCCTGCTCGACCCGCTCGGCGAACTCCTGGGCGCCGAGGTGGCGGAGGAGGAGCGCGACGGAGAGGATCGCGGCGGTGGGGTCGGCCTTCTGCTGGCCGGCGATGTCGGGGGCCGATCCGTGAACCGGTTCGAACATGCTCGGGAATTCGCCCGCGGGGTTGATGTTGCCCGAGGCGGCCAGTCCGATGCCGCCGCTGATCGCGGCCGCGAGGTCGGTGAGGATGTCGCCGAAGAGGTTGTCCGTGACGATCACATCGAATCTAGCAGGATCCGTCACCAGGAAGATGGTTGCCGCGTCGACGTGGAGGTAGTCCACGGCCACGTCGGGGTGCTCGGCCGCCACCGCATCCACGATCCGCTTCCAGAGCCCACCCGCGAACGTGAGCACGTTGGTCTTGTGCACCAGGGTCAGCTTCTTGCGGCGCTTCTCCGCCTGCTCGAAGGCGTAGCGCACGACGCGCTCCACGCCGTAGGCGGTGTTGACCGAGACCTCGTTGGCGATCTCGTGCGGTGTGCCCTGGCGGATCGCACCGCCGTTGCCGACGTACGGGCCCTCGGTCCCCTCACGGACGACGACGAAGTCGACCTCCCCGGGGTTCGCCAGCGGGCTCGCGATGCCGGGGAACAGGGTGGTCGGCCGCAGGTTGACGTAGTGGTCGAGCGAGAAGCGCAGTTTCAGGAGCAGCCCGCGCTCGATGTTGGCGCCGGCCAGCCGCGGGTCGCCCGGCTTGCCGCCGACCGCGCCGAGCAGGATGGCGTCGTGACCCGCGATCGCGGCGAGGTCGTCGTCGGTGAGCACGTCGCCGGTCGCCAGATAACGGTCGGCGCCGAGCGAGAAGTGCGTCTTCGCGAACGCGAGGTCGCTGCCCGCCGTGACCGCGTCGAGCACCTTGACCGCCTCCGCGACCACCTCCGGACCGATTCCGTCCCCGGGGATGACGGCGAGTTTGACGGTTGTGCTCATGACGCTCCTGCACTGATCGGTGGGCGGACGGTCCCCCTACACTATCGCCGTGCCGGCCGCCCCCGCGCCCGTCAGCCGCGCACGCGCCGCAGCGTGACGAGCGCCAGCACGGCGGCCGTCAGCATGAGCCCGGCGCCGATGGAGGCCGTCAGCGCGATGCCGCTGTCGAACGCGTGGCGCGCCGACGCCAGCAGCTCGGCCGCCGTCGTACCCGGGAGGCCGTGGGCGACCGTCACCGCACCGCCGAGCGTGTCCGCGGCGGCCGTCGCGTCGGCCGGGCTCAGCCCGGCGGGAAGCACGATCGCGGCGCGGTACGACGCGATGATGATGCTGCCGAGCGTCGCCGTGCCGAGCACCGCGCCCAGCTCGTACGCCGTCTCGGACACCGCCGACGCCGCGCCCGCCTTGTCCGCCGGAGCGGTCGAGACGATGAGCTCGTTCGACACGGTCTCCGCCGCGCCGATCCCCGCGCCGAGCAGCACGAACGCCGCGAGCAGGATCCCCCACGACGCGTCCCCGCCGCTCACGGCGACGAGCAGGTAGCCCGCGGCCGAGACGCAGAGGCCGCCCGCGATCACGAGGCCGGGCCGCAGCCGCCGCGCCACCGGCACGACGAGGAGACCGGACACGATCATGGTCGCGAGCCCCGGCAGCAGTACCATCCCCGCGCGCATCGGCGGCATCCCGAGCACCAGCTGGAGGTGCTGCGACACGAAGAACAGGAAGCCGACCAGCGCGATCACGCTGAGCAGGTTGATCAGCACGGCCCCGGTGAACGCGGGCACCCGGAACAGTCGCATGTCGAGCATCGGCACCGGCCGCCGGAGCTGACGCCGGACGAACAGCACCCCGGCGCTCACCCCGACGAGCACGGCGAGCACCGGCACGAGCGCGAAGCCGTGCACCGCGAACTCCTTGATCCCGTACACGATCGGCGCCATCGTCACGAGCGACAGCAGGATGGACACCACATCCACCGGCCCCGGCGAAGGATCGCGCGACTCGCGCACGAGCAGCGGCGTGAGCACCAGCAGCGGGATGAGCACGGGCACGGCGAGCAGGAAGACCGAGCCCCACCAGAAGTGCTCGATCAGGAGGCCTCCGACGATCGGGCCGAGCGCGGAGCCTGCCGCGAAGCCCGCCGCCCAGATCGCGATGGCGACGCGGCGCTGCTCGCGGTCCTGGAACACGCTGCGCAACAGCGACAGCGTGGAGGGCATCAGCATCGCGCCGAACACGCCGAGCAGCGCCCGCGCGCCGATCAGCAGCTCGGCCGTCGGCGCGAACGCGGCGGCGGCGGAGACGGCGGCGAACCCGGTCGCGCCGATCAGCAGTACCGTGCGGCGGCCGATGCGGTCGCCGAGGCTGCCCATCGCGACCAGGAGGCCGGCGAGCACGAGCGGGTAGACGTCCACGATCCAGAGCATCTGCGTGGAGGACGGCCGCAGCGCCTCGGTGATGGCCGGGAGGGCGAAGCCGAGGACGGTGTTGTCGACCGACACCAGCAGGACGGGGAGCATGAGGACGACCAGGGCAACCCAGGCGCGCGCACCGGCGCGGGCCGGCGTGGGCGCAGGGGGCTGCGCCGTCTGCTCGGCGGCCGGAGTGCGGTCGGGGCGGGTGGTCGAGGTCATGAGATTACTGTACCGTCCGGACGGTACAGTAGTCAACGACGAGCGAGACGATGACCGCTGGAGACGATGACCGCGGGAGACGATGACACGGTCGCGCTGGTCGTCGCGGCTAGCATGGCCCCATGTCCTCCCCCGCCTCACCGGCGTCCACTTCTTCCGCCCCCACCTCTCGCTCCGCGCGCGATCGCATCCTCGACTCCTTCGAGGACCTGCTCGCCGAGCAGAGCGAGCGGGCGGCGACGCTGGAGGCCGTGGCCGCGCGGGCCGGCGTCTCCAAGGGCGGACTGCTCTACCACTTCGCGTCGAAGGACGCCCTGGTCGACGGCGTCCTGGAGCGGTTCGCGGCCGACCTGGCGGAGGACATCGAGCACATGCGGGCGGCTCCCGACGGCCCGGTGGCCTACTTCCTGCGCACTTCCATCCCCTCCGACAACCGGCTGGAGCGCGTGATCGTCGCCATCGCCCGGCTCGCCCAGGCGTCGGACGCCCGTGCGAGCGACGCGCTCGCCGACGCGCAACGGCAGTGGCTCAGCGAGCTGGAGGCCGTCGTCGGCGACCGGATGGTGGCGCGCACGATCATGCTGATCGGCGACGGGATGTACTACAACACCGCGCTGCTTCCGGCGGCGAACACCGTGCTGCGCGACGAGACCGACCTCCAGGAGCTGATCGGGCTGGTCGAGCGGCTCAGCGCGCGGGACTGAGGGCGCTCAGGCGCCGCCCGCGGCGAGCAGCCGCAGCAGCGACCGCCGGGTCCGGTCGTCGCCCGCGGTGCCGATCGCGCGGCGCAGTTCGGCCTCCGACCCCGCTCGGTCCCCGGCGAGCCGCAGCAACTCGGCTCGCGCGGCGTGCGTCCGGGAGGACAACGGGCCGGCGAACAGGTCGGGCTCGCCGTCCAGCGCAGCGAGGGCGACCTCTGGTCCGGCGTCCGGACTGTGCGCGAGCGCGACCAGGCGTCCGAGGCGCGCCGACGCGCTCGGCCAGATCCGTACCAGCCCGTCGTAGAGCCGGACGATCGCGGGCCAGTCGGTGTCCCCCCAGGTCGGCGCGATCGCGTGCAGCCCGGCGATGCCCGCCTGGAGGCCGTAGCGGCCGTCCCCGTCGGCCATGCCGTCGAGTGCGACGGTCGCCAGCCGCTCCCCCTCGACCATCATCGGCACATCCCACCGGGTCCGGTCGGCCTCGCGCAGCGTCGCGAATTCGTCGTCTGCGGTCAGCCGGGTCGCCTGGCGCGCCTCGGTGAGCAGCAGGAGGCCGAGCAGCCCGGCGCTCTCGGCGTCGCCTGCGACCCGGTGCGCGTCGCGCGCGAGGGCGATCGCGTCAGCGCGCAGCCGGTCGTCCGCGGTCGCGTGCCCCACCGTGTACAGCAGGTAGATCGTCGTCAGCGCGTCGGGCATCCGGACGGCGACGGCAGCCGGGTCGTCGAGGGCGAACCGGAGGCCGGAGTCGTGGACGCGCTTCTTGGCACGGGTGAGCCGGGCTGCCATCGTCGGCTCGGAGATGAGGAAGGCGTCCGCGATCCGCGCGGTCGGCACGCCGCAGACGTGCCGCAGCGCCAGGGCGACGCGCGTCTCCGGTGCGAGGTCGGGATGCGCCACGAGCAGGATGAGGTCCAGTCGCTCATCGCCGGTGAACACGGCTGCACCTCCCCTCTCCTCCGCAGCGGCGACGGCCGCTCCCTGGGCGCGCTCGGCCTCCGCGGCCAGCATCGGCGCCACGCGACGGGCGGTCCATTCGCGCCGCAGCGCGTCGAGCGCGACCCGGCGCGCGACCGTCGTGATCCAGGCCGCGGGATTCCGCGGCTCGCGGCCGCGCGCCGCCTCGGCGACGGCGCGCGCGAATGCCTCCTGCACCGCGTCCTCCGCGAGCAGGAGGTCGCCCGTCGTGCGCGCGACCGCGCCGAGGATGCGGGCGGCGTCCTCGCGGTAGGCGCGCTCGATCCGGCCGGCCGCGGTCA is a window from the Leifsonia shinshuensis genome containing:
- a CDS encoding TetR/AcrR family transcriptional regulator — translated: MSSPASPASTSSAPTSRSARDRILDSFEDLLAEQSERAATLEAVAARAGVSKGGLLYHFASKDALVDGVLERFAADLAEDIEHMRAAPDGPVAYFLRTSIPSDNRLERVIVAIARLAQASDARASDALADAQRQWLSELEAVVGDRMVARTIMLIGDGMYYNTALLPAANTVLRDETDLQELIGLVERLSARD
- a CDS encoding MFS transporter gives rise to the protein MTSTTRPDRTPAAEQTAQPPAPTPARAGARAWVALVVLMLPVLLVSVDNTVLGFALPAITEALRPSSTQMLWIVDVYPLVLAGLLVAMGSLGDRIGRRTVLLIGATGFAAVSAAAAFAPTAELLIGARALLGVFGAMLMPSTLSLLRSVFQDREQRRVAIAIWAAGFAAGSALGPIVGGLLIEHFWWGSVFLLAVPVLIPLLVLTPLLVRESRDPSPGPVDVVSILLSLVTMAPIVYGIKEFAVHGFALVPVLAVLVGVSAGVLFVRRQLRRPVPMLDMRLFRVPAFTGAVLINLLSVIALVGFLFFVSQHLQLVLGMPPMRAGMVLLPGLATMIVSGLLVVPVARRLRPGLVIAGGLCVSAAGYLLVAVSGGDASWGILLAAFVLLGAGIGAAETVSNELIVSTAPADKAGAASAVSETAYELGAVLGTATLGSIIIASYRAAIVLPAGLSPADATAAADTLGGAVTVAHGLPGTTAAELLASARHAFDSGIALTASIGAGLMLTAAVLALVTLRRVRG
- a CDS encoding RNA polymerase sigma factor → MTAAGRIERAYREDAARILGAVARTTGDLLLAEDAVQEAFARAVAEAARGREPRNPAAWITTVARRVALDALRREWTARRVAPMLAAEAERAQGAAVAAAEERGGAAVFTGDERLDLILLVAHPDLAPETRVALALRHVCGVPTARIADAFLISEPTMAARLTRAKKRVHDSGLRFALDDPAAVAVRMPDALTTIYLLYTVGHATADDRLRADAIALARDAHRVAGDAESAGLLGLLLLTEARQATRLTADDEFATLREADRTRWDVPMMVEGERLATVALDGMADGDGRYGLQAGIAGLHAIAPTWGDTDWPAIVRLYDGLVRIWPSASARLGRLVALAHSPDAGPEVALAALDGEPDLFAGPLSSRTHAARAELLRLAGDRAGSEAELRRAIGTAGDDRTRRSLLRLLAAGGA